The genomic window ACGCTCGCCGACGCCCGCGGCTTCCGGGTCGGCGACGGGGTCTGCCTGCGGGCCAAGAACCCGAACACCGGCGGGCCCGTGGTCATCAAGCGGACGCTGGTCGCGCGCGACGGCAATCGCTTCCAGCTCGATCGCGCACTCCGAGACAACCTCTGGCTCGAGAAGGGCGAGCCCACGGCGGCGACGCTCTTCCCGCTGCTCAGCCTGGAGGACGCCTCGGGGGTCACGATCGAGGACCTGGCCCTGGACGGCAACCGCGGGGCGAACGAGAACCTGGACGGGAACTACGCGGGCTGCATCTTCGCCCAGGACTGCTCGCGATTGACCTTCCGCCGGGTGCTCGCCCGCAACAACAACGGGGACGGCCTCTCCTGGCAGATCTGCCACGACGTCCTGGTCCAGGATTGCGTCAGCGAGGACCACGCCGGCCTGGGCCTCCACCCGGGCTCCGGCTCGCAGCGGCCGATCATCCGGGGCAACGCGGTCCGACGCTGCGAGATCGGCATCTTCTTCTGCTGGGGCGTGCGATTCGGACTGGCCGAGCGGAACACGATCGAGGACATCCGCACGGCCGGCGTCTCCCTCGGCCATCGCGACACCGACAACGTCGTCCGCGACAACGCGATCGTCCGCAGCGGACGCGTCGGGGTGCTCTTCCGCGACGAGCGGCGCGAGTTCGCCGCCCACCGCAACCGCATCGAGAACAACCGCATCGCGGACAGCGGGCCGGCCGACGGCATCGGCATCGACGTGCAGGGCCAGACCGAAGGCGTCGCGATCACCGGCAACGAGATCCGCGAGTCCCGCGGCCCCGCCTCGCGGATCGGCATCCGCGTGGGCACGTCCGCGAAGGACGTCACGCTGGCCGGGAACCGGATCGAGGGGTTCGGACGCGACCTGGCCGACCAGCGAGGCACCTGAGCAGACCTCACGCCATGTCGCGGCATGCCAGTCGCCGTCGCCATTCCTCCTCGGCATCGCGGAGGCCTCGTCCGCACTCCTCGACGTCCCGGCCCGTCGCGAAGACGGTGAGGATCGGCTCCCCGGCCGCGATGGCCGTGCCGGGCCACGGGATGTCGGCGACCTCGGGGACCGCGAAGGGATCGCATGAGCCCGCGCCTGGGACCGGGATGTCCGGGGAGATGACCGGCTCGACCGCGTAGAGGACGAGCTTCCCGACGACCGGAGCGGCCCCCGCCCGCGGGCGAAGGCCGCGGCCCTCCCCACCGCAGGCCGAGACGTGCTCGGCCAGCAAGGACCGCCCGGAGGCCAGCTCGAAGACCTCCACCGACGCCGTGTACCGCGGGTTCACCTCGACGGGGTGCGGCCGGCCCTCATGGAGGATGAAGTCCACACCGAAGAGGCCGACGAGGCCGAATTCCTCGGACATCGCCCGGCCCATCGAGCGGAGCGTCTCCACCACGCTCCAGGGCATTTCGCAAGGGCCGATGCTTCCCCGGTAGGCGAACGGCGAGCCGGGCAGGCCGAGGATCTGCTTTGAGACGCCCACGAGCCGGGTGAGCGGAGAGCCGGCGAGGAACAGGGCCGAGTAACCATCCCCCGCCAGGAATCGCTGGCAATAGCAAGACGCGGCGTCGGGCGACGCATCGGAGTCGAGCCGGCGGATGCCGAGCCCGCCGCCGGACGCCCGCGGCTTGATCAGCCAGGAACCGTCCCGCGGGAGCCCGGCCGCGCCCTCGCGGACCTCGGCGCGGGGCAGCCCGCGACGCTCCATGAGCCCGGCGACGCGGGCGGGGTCACGGGCCGCGTGCAGGACCTCCGGCCCGTTGCCGCGGAGCCGGTGCCGGGCCGAGAGGCCCGCCACCACATCCGGCCGATTCTCCAGGGGTCCCGTGTAGATCCAGTCCGTCGCCGGCATGCGATGCGCCCGTTCGCGCAGGCCGTCCACGCCCTCCGACGGCTCGGCTCGCTCGAGGTCGCAAAGCGCGGCCAGGTCGCGGTCGGCGAAGAAGTCCACGCAGACGGGGACCAGGCCCGCCCTGGCGGCGGAGTACGCGGCGGCCCGGGTGCAGGCGCCGACGATCAGCAGCGAGTCTTGCCCATTCATGCAAGGAGCCCCCGTCCGCGCCTTCTGGCGGACGGGGGCTCGCTCCGTTCCGGCTGGGGGAAGCCCTGGCAGACCGACTCAGTCGACCTTCTCGATCTTCTCGGTCGGCGTCAGGACGAGCTTGTCGTCCTTCTTCTCGCAGGTGCCGGTCACCTTCACCTTCACGGGCTCATCCTTGCTGGCGCCGCAGAAGCCCATGCTCTTGTGGGACTCGTCGGACAGCTTACCGGTCAGGTAATACGTGGTCTTCTTGCCGTCCTTGGTGACGATGACGACGTTCTGGCACTTCTTCGCTTCCTTGTCCACCTTGGCGCACTTGGCACACATGCCGTCGCCCTCGATGGTGATCTTCTTGCCCTCATCGGCGGCCTTCAGGATGGTCATGCCGGAGAACAGCACGCCCACGGCCACCAGCGTCAGCAGCTTGCGCATCGGTCGGTCTCCACCTGCGAGGATCTGGGGGAGGAAAAGGGGGTTTGGGCGATCGGGACGCATCGCGACCGCGGCCGCGGCGCCCCGACCTCTGCCACATTGGAACAGCCCGGCCCGTCCCAGACAACCGAATTCCGCGATTCCGCGGCAAGTGGCTCGCGCGCGAGGGTTGCTCCCGCCACGGCGGGCGTCTATCATGCTCGATCGTGATCCGGGTCGCCGCCGACTCGACATCGGGCCCACCCCTCGCACGGTGTCGGGGCGGCCGATGCGGCCGGCTCGCCGCCCGCGGGCCCCGGGGCCCGCCAGAGACACCGACTCTTCCAGGGAGAATCGAGCGATGGCCAGCGAGATCGTCATGAACATCGGCGAGGCATTGGCCGGCGAGGGCAACGAGATCGCCCACATCGACCTTCTGATCGGCAAGAAGGACGGGCCCGTCGGCGTCGCCTTCGCCAACGCGCTGGCCAACCAGTCCGCCGGCCACACCAACCTGCTCGCCGTGCTCACGCCCAACCTCGTCGCCAAGCCGGCCACCGTGATGATCACGAAGGTGACCATCAAGGGCATGAAGCAGGCCGTCCAGATGTTCGGCCCGGCGCAGTACGGCGTGGCCAAGGCCGTCGCGGACTGCGTGGCCGAGGGGACCATCCCCGCCGCCCAGGCCGACGAGCTCGTCATCGTCTGCGGCGTCTTCATCCACCCCGCCGCCGACGACAACGCCAAGATCCTCAAGTACAACTACGAGGCGACCAAGCTCTCGATCGAGCGGGCCATGAAGAACTCGCCGACCCCCGCCGAGATCACCGCCCAGAAGGACAAGGTCGAGCACCCGTTCGCCAAGTGACGATCCGACCATGAGCGCCCCCGCCAAGCCCACGATCCTGGTCCAGCTCGACACCGACCCGCAGCCCAGCGTCTTCGACGGCGTGGTCGCCGTGGATTCGGGCGTCGAGCACCTGTTCCGGCACGGGGGCGTGACCCCGGAGAACGTCCGCGACCTGGTCTACGGCGCCCTGTTCACCAGGGGCGCCGGGGACCTCTCGCGGACGGCGCTCTTCATCGGCGGCTCCAGGGTGCCGGCGGCCGAGGCCGTCCTCGAGGCGGTGAAGAAGGCCTTCTTCGGCCCGTTCCGGGTCTCGGTCCTCTTCGACGCCAACGGCTCGAACACCACCGCCGCCGCCGCGGTCCTCGCCGCCCTGGAGGCCGGGGGCGGCTCGCTCCGAGGTACCCGGGTCGTCACGCTGGCGGCTACGGGCCCGGTCGGCCAGCGGATCGGCCGGCTCCTCGGCCGGCTGGGGGCGTCGGTCGCCGTCGGCTCGCGCGACCTCGGCCGCGCGAGGTCCCTGGCCGAGCAGCTCCACGCGACCACGGACGCGGAGTACGTCCCCTTCGAGATGGGCCGCCCGGAGGCCCTGGCCGAGCAGCTCGAATCCGCCGCGATCGTCATCAACTCCGGCCCCGCCGGGGTCCAGGTCCTCCCCGCCTCGCTCTGGCGATCCTGCAAGGCGCTCAAGGCGCTCATCGACCTGAACGCCGTCCCGCCGCTGGGAATCGAGGGGGTCGAGGCGACGGACAAGGCGAAGGACCGCTCGGGCGTCCTGGCGTGGGGCGCCCTGGGCGTCGGCGGCACCAAGATGAAGATCCACAAGAAGGCGATCCGACAGCTCTTCACGTCGAACGACCACGTCCTTGACGCCGAGGAAGTGCTGGAACTGGGACGTTCCCTGGACTGAGCGAGCCGCCGCGGCCTCGCCGGCCCTTCGACTCGGGCCAGTCGAATTCCGTGCGTCAACTCCACGACCGGATGCCCACCAGGGATCTCCCCGGGGCGGGAGCGGTCCGGTCGGCTGCGATCACTTCCCGTCCCGCGGCAGGTCCCCTACGCCATCTCGCCGAATCCACGTCGAGGAGACTCGCGATGCTGGGCAACGTGCAGGTCGGTCTTCCAGGGCCCCGTCCGAGAGCACCGCGGCGCCGGGGCGCACGCGCCATCGCCCGCCGCCGCGGGGACTGGTCGCCGGAATGGCTCGAGGACCGCGTGCTGCCCTCCGGGCTGACCTACACCGTCGACCGGACCACGGACACCGGCGCGGGGTCCGGGACGAGCGGCGATCTGCGCTACGCGATCACCCAGGCGAACCTGAACACCGGGAGCACCATCCAGTTCGCCGTCACCGGCACGATCGGGCTGGGCTCCCCCCTCCCGGACATCGCGTCGGACGTCGCGATCAACGGCCCCGGCGCCTCGAGGCTGACGATCCTCGGGACGGGGTCGGCCCCGATCCTCAAGATCAATGGGTTCTTCACCGTCGGCCTCTCCGGCGTGACGATCGCCAACGGGAAGGCGTACGGCTACGGCGACGGAGGCGCCATCGACAACATCTACGGCACCTTGACGGTCACGGCCTGCGGCTTCTCGGGCAACACGGCCAATACCGGCGGCGCGATCTACAACTCCGGCCACCTGACCGTGGCCGCCAGCACATTCTCGACGAACACGGCCTATGCGTTCGGCGCGGCGATCTCGAACGACGGCACCGCGACGGTGAGCACCAGCACGTTCGCCGGCAATATGGCCAACGACGGCGGCGGCGCGATCTCCAATCGCGTCAACCTCGACGTGTCGGGCTGCACGTTCAGCGGCAACAGCGTGGGCGTCATCGGCCGGGGCGGGGCCATCGACAATTACTTCGCCAGGGTCACGATCGCCAACAGCACGTTCGTCAACAACTCCGCGGCGCTCGGCGGGGCCCTCGACAACTATTACGCGACCGGGGCCCCGGGGGCGTCGCATGCCATCGCCACGCTCACCGACGTCACGATCACCGGCAGCTCGGGCGGCGGGATCGTCAACGAGGGGGATACCGGGGGCTATCTGACGCTGATCAATTCCGCGGTCGCGGGCAACAACGGCGGCGACGCCGTCGGCTGGGTCAACGGCATCAGCAGTGTGAATAACCTGATCGGAGACGGCTCCCAGGCCGTCGGCATCTCCAACGGCTACAACGGCAATCGCGTCGGCACGTCCTCGAATCCCATCGACGCGAAGCTCGGCCCGCTGGCCGACAACGGGGGGCCGACCCAGACGATGGCGCCGCTGGCCGGCAGCCCCGCGCTCGGCGGCGGCAGCGGAGCCACCACCACCGACACCGACCAGCGCGGCGTGCCGCGAGGTCGCGTCCTGGACATCGGCGCCTACCAGGCCAGCGCGACGAAGGTCGCCGTCTCCGGCTTCCCGTCGCCGTCCGCCCCCGGCGTGCCGCATTCCTTCACGGTCCGACTCACCGACCCGTTCGGCCAGCCTTCGCTGGGCTTCAACGGGGCCGTCAGCCTCACCAGCAGCGACGCCGCGGCGTCGCTGCCGACCGGCCAGACGCTGAGCGCCGGGCAGGGGACCTTCACGGCGACCCTGAACACACCCGGCACCCAGTCGATCACGGCCGCCACCGGAGGCCTGGCCGGCTCGCAGGCCGGGATCGTGGTCAGCGGGGCCTCCGCCGCGTTCATCCAGCAGGACACGAAGACGCAGGGCGACTGGAAGCAAGCCTATGGCGTCGAGGGGTACAGCGTCATCGGCGACCGGTCGAGCCTGCCCTCCTACGCCGCCGTGACGCCCTCCGGCCAGTCCTCCTACAGCTGGGCCGCCAGCACCGCCGACCCCCGCGCCCTGCAGAAGGCCTCCGCCCCCTCCGACCGCGTCGCCGCCTGCTGGTACCGCACCACCTCCTTCGCCCTCGACGTCAACCTCGCCGACGGCCAGGCCCACCGGCTGACCCTCTACGCCGTCGACTGGGACTCCTCGGCGCGGAGCGAGCGCATCGACGTGACCGACGCCTCCACCGGCGCCCTGCTCGACAGCCGCACCCTCTCATCCTTCCACGGCGGCGCCTACCTGAGCTGGTCCGTCTCCGGCCACGTCCGCTTCCAGGTCACCCGCCTCGCCGGAGCCAACGCCGTCCTCTCCGGGATCTTCCTCGGCGGCGCCAACGCACCGCCGGCGTCATCCGCGGCGTTCCTGTCCACCGACACGGCCACCAAGGGGAACTGGTCGGGGATCTACGGCGTCGAGGGCTACAGCGTCATCGGCGACCGGTCGAGCCTCCCGTCCTACGCCGCCGTGACGCCCTCGGGCCAGTCCTCCTACACCTGGGCCGCCAGCACCGCCGACCCCCGCGCCCTGCAGAAGGCCTCCGCCCCCTCCGACCGCGTCGCCGCCTGCTGGTACCGCACCACCTCCTTCGCCCTCGACGTCAACCTCGCCGACGGCCAGGCCCACCGGCTGACCCTCTACGCCGTCGACTGGGACTCCTCGGCGCGGAGCGAGCGCATCGACGTGACCGACGCCTCCACCGGCGCCCTGCTCGACAGCCGCACCCTCTCCTCCTTCCGCGGCGGAGCCTACCTGAGCTGGTCCGTCTCCGGCCACGTCCGCTTCCAGGTCACCCGCCTCGCCGGCGCCAACGCCGTCCTCTCCGGGCTCTTCCTCGGCGGCGCCAACGCCGGACAGGCCGGCGCGGGCGGCTCGGCCTCCATGCTCGCCGCCGGCGTCCGCCAGCAGGCGGACCGCACCGATCAACCGGGACTCGCGGGGAGTGCGGCCCCCTCGCCGTCCGCGACGGTCTGCGGGGCGATCTCCCCGCCGCCCGCCTGGGACAACGCGATCGCCGCCCTCGACGATTCGGCTTGGCCCAGCAAGTCCAGGAAACGAGCCTGAGCGGCGGGACCGGCTCGGAGTCGGCGGGCAAGCCGATGCGGCGGCGACCACAGGATGCCGTCGCGATCTCCCCGCGTCTTCAACGAGGCACGTGATTCGGGTTGAGACGAAATCGGCTCGTCCGCCGGGCCGCCGGGACGCCGCTTACGCCCATGCGGGATGGCGGGGAAGGCGACCTCGTCGGAACGCTCCTCGAGGCCGGTACCAACCGCATCGCGCAGGAATCGAAGGCCGCCGGCCGGGCCATGCCCGTGATCGCCTCCGGCGGCTACGACGTCTTCTCGGAGCAGGCGTCCGGCTCGAAGACGCTCAGGAAGGGCCTCATGCTGACGCCGGGGGAGGTTACGGAAGTCCGCTGACCGGGGCCGACTCGCTCGTACCGCGGACCTCGACGTGCTCCGAGCTCACCAGCAGCCCGCGGTCGTCGTGCAGGTTGAGGAAGTAGGTCGTAGCGCCCGGCGGCAGCGTCGCGGTGGCTGCGTGCGCCGCGGGATCCACGGCGGCCCCAGCGGCCTCCCAGCGGCGATCGGTCCAGCGCCCGTCGTCCTTCGTGGAGAGCAGCTCGGCCTTCACGACCGCGGCGTCTCCCCGGTATTCCACGCGGACCTTGTCCCCGCGTCGGGACTGCCCGGTGATCTCCACCAGCGGCTTGCCGCCTCGGACGACAGCGTCGGCGAAGGCGCGGATCTCCTCGGGGTTCTCGCCGGCCCCGCCGTGGCCGTGCGGCATCCGCGGGCGGATGCAGAGCGTCGAACGGCCGCCGGCCGACCGGCAGGATTTCCGGAGCGAGTCCATCGGATAGGCGAAGTCGTTCGTGCCCGTGACCCAGAGCTTGGGCATCCGGCCGCCCGGGAGGTAGTGCGACGGGTCCCACAGGTCCAGCCAGCGACGGCCGCGCGGGCCCAGCTTCGCGATCTCATCCTTCCACACCGAGTCCTCGCCGAGGAACCCGCAGCCGTAGACGGGGACGGCGAACCGAAAGCGATCGTCGATGCCGGACGCGATGCACGTGAGATAGCCGCCCCACGAGATGCCCGTGATCCCGATCCGGCCCGGATCGACCTCCGGCCTCGACCGCAGCAGGCTGTGCGCCAGGACGACATCCGCGACCGCGTGGTAGGGCCACTGGTCCGCCGCCGGCGCCTCCGAATCCTCGAAGCGATTCCCGGGCGGCCCGCCGGCCTCGTGCCGCTCCCAGTTCGCGTAGGTGCCGCGCGGCACGGTGCCGCACGTGTCCATCGCGATGGCCGCATAACCCCGCCCGGTCCAGAGGCGGACCCAGGCGTCGAAGGCGGTGCCGCCGCCCCCGTGGACCAGCACGATCCCGGGCACCTTCTCCCCGGCCGCCCGACTCGGCATGCCGACCCAGGCGAAGACGCGAGTGGGCTTCCCCTTCCACGGCAAGCCGTCGTAGAAGATCGCCTCGACGCCCTCGGCGTGGAAGCCGTCCGCGGGGCGGGCGGCCGGCGGCGTGAGCATCTCCGGCGTGACCCGGAGGTGATCGCGGCCCGCCTGGTCGTCGAGGGCGAGGGCCGTGGCGGCCGGGACGAGGAGGCACGCGCAGGCGACGGCCCCGACGACCATCCCGACGAGGCGGCCCGTGCCGCGTGGGTGCTTCGCGATCATGTTAGGCCCCGCTACAATTCCAGGCTCCGCCGGAGCGAGAGAGTCACGCCGGCCATCATAACGGACCGCTCGGCCTCGATCACCGACCGGCCGCGGTTGATGGCTTCCCGCCGAAGGATACCCGGAGGAGACCATGGTTCGAGTCATCGGCACCGATCCCGGGACGTCCAGCCTGGACCTCCTGCTGTTCGATGACGGCCGCGTCCGCGATCAGCGTCGGTTCGAGCCGATGGAGCTGAAGGCGAACCCAGAGATGCTCGCCGATGCGATCCTAGGCTGGACGCCGATCGACCTGGTCGCCGCGCCGTCGGGCTACGGCCTGCCGCTCGTGCGCGGGGATCGCATCGACGAGGACGAGCTCGACCAGATGTCGCTGGTCCGGCCCGACGAGCGAGGCCAGGACCGGGGCGTCATCGGCTTCCGCTCCTGGGTCCGCGCCTTCCTGGCGACCGGCCTGCCGACGGTGTTCCTGCCCGGGGGCTACCACCTGCCCACCATCCCCGCGCATCGGAAGGTGAACGCAGTGGACCTCGGGACGGCGGACAAGGTGGCGGTCGCGGCGCTCGCCCTGGAGCATGATGCACGACTCGTCGGCGGATACGATCGATCGACGTTCGCCGTCGTCGAGGTCGGCTCCGCGTTCACCGCGGCCCTGGTCGTCCAGGGCGGGCGGCTCGTCGACGCGTCCGCCGGGACAAGGGGGCCGCTCGGCCTGAGGTCCGGCGGCGTCTGGGACGGCGAGATGGCCTGCTGGCGGAGCCCGCTGTCCAAGCAGGACCTCTTCCGAGGCGGCCTGGACGACCTCGGGCCGGAAGGCCCGGCCGCCTTCCGCGAGTCGCTGCGCAAGGCCGCGGCCGGCCTCCGCGCGGTGACCCCCTTCGAGCGGATCTACCTCTCCGGCGCGGGGCTGGACCGCGACGACGTGCTCGGGCTCGCCCTCGAGGCGCTCGACTGCCTCGGCCGCGTCGAGCGCCTGCCTTCCCTGCCGAACGCCTGGGTCAAGCATGCCGCGCAGGGCTCGGCCCTGCTGGCCGACGCCCTGGCCGGCGGCCGCCACGCGGCGCTCGCCGGGTCGCTCCGACTCGCGGCCGCGCGGGGCTGCGTCTGGGATGCCGTCGGTCGGCGATGATCCTTCGTCGGCTCAGGGCACCCGGCCCTTCGTCAGGAGCCGGACCCGGCCGAGGTACATGTCGGCCGTGATGAAGAGGGTGCTCCCGTCCTCGCCGAAGGCGCAGTTGGCCGTGGCCTCGCCGGTCGCGAAGGTCCCCAGGTGCGTGCCGTCGGGCGCGAAGACGAGGACGCCGCCCGGGCCGGTCGCGAACAGGTTCCCCTTCTCGTCCACCTTCATCCCGTCGGGCAGCCCCTTCTTGGAGGCGACCGACGACGTGACGTCGGCGAAGAGCCGGCCCTCGCCGAGCGTCCCGTCCTCCTTCACGGGGAACTTCATCCAGATCGCCTTCTTGGGGTCGGAGTTGGCGACGTACAGGGTCTTCTCGTCGGGCGAGAAGGCGAGCCCGTTGGGGAAGGTCATCTCCTTCGTCAGCACCGCGACCGAGCCGTCGGCGGCCGAGATCCGGAACACGCCGTTGAACTCGAGCTCCCTGGCCGCGGGCTGCACGAGCCCATACGGCGGGTCCGTGAAGTAGATGTCGCCGTTGGACTTCAGCACCAGGTCGTTGGGGCTGTTGAACGGCTTGTTGATGTAATTGCTGGCGAGCGCCCGGAACGACCCGTCGGGCTCGAGGCGGACCACCCGGCGGTCGCCGTGCTGGCAGAGGAGCAGCCGCCCCTCGTTGTCGATGAGCAGGCCGTTGGAGCCCGGCTCGCCGCCGCGGGGGATCGCCCCGCTGTAGCCGCTCTTCTCCAGGAAGACGCTGACGCCCTTCCCGGGCTGCCATTTCATGACCCTGTTGCGCGGGATGTCCGAGAAGTACA from Aquisphaera giovannonii includes these protein-coding regions:
- a CDS encoding SMP-30/gluconolactonase/LRE family protein — translated: MNAQLSGRRILLAALSTLAAAGIAGLGPARGQDKEAPKALGTIERLDPRFDELVAKDAVVERIGEGFEWSEGPVWDRRNNCLYFSDIPRNRVMKWQPGKGVSVFLEKSGYSGAIPRGGEPGSNGLLIDNEGRLLLCQHGDRRVVRLEPDGSFRALASNYINKPFNSPNDLVLKSNGDIYFTDPPYGLVQPAARELEFNGVFRISAADGSVAVLTKEMTFPNGLAFSPDEKTLYVANSDPKKAIWMKFPVKEDGTLGEGRLFADVTSSVASKKGLPDGMKVDEKGNLFATGPGGVLVFAPDGTHLGTFATGEATANCAFGEDGSTLFITADMYLGRVRLLTKGRVP
- a CDS encoding right-handed parallel beta-helix repeat-containing protein, whose amino-acid sequence is MLGNVQVGLPGPRPRAPRRRGARAIARRRGDWSPEWLEDRVLPSGLTYTVDRTTDTGAGSGTSGDLRYAITQANLNTGSTIQFAVTGTIGLGSPLPDIASDVAINGPGASRLTILGTGSAPILKINGFFTVGLSGVTIANGKAYGYGDGGAIDNIYGTLTVTACGFSGNTANTGGAIYNSGHLTVAASTFSTNTAYAFGAAISNDGTATVSTSTFAGNMANDGGGAISNRVNLDVSGCTFSGNSVGVIGRGGAIDNYFARVTIANSTFVNNSAALGGALDNYYATGAPGASHAIATLTDVTITGSSGGGIVNEGDTGGYLTLINSAVAGNNGGDAVGWVNGISSVNNLIGDGSQAVGISNGYNGNRVGTSSNPIDAKLGPLADNGGPTQTMAPLAGSPALGGGSGATTTDTDQRGVPRGRVLDIGAYQASATKVAVSGFPSPSAPGVPHSFTVRLTDPFGQPSLGFNGAVSLTSSDAAASLPTGQTLSAGQGTFTATLNTPGTQSITAATGGLAGSQAGIVVSGASAAFIQQDTKTQGDWKQAYGVEGYSVIGDRSSLPSYAAVTPSGQSSYSWAASTADPRALQKASAPSDRVAACWYRTTSFALDVNLADGQAHRLTLYAVDWDSSARSERIDVTDASTGALLDSRTLSSFHGGAYLSWSVSGHVRFQVTRLAGANAVLSGIFLGGANAPPASSAAFLSTDTATKGNWSGIYGVEGYSVIGDRSSLPSYAAVTPSGQSSYTWAASTADPRALQKASAPSDRVAACWYRTTSFALDVNLADGQAHRLTLYAVDWDSSARSERIDVTDASTGALLDSRTLSSFRGGAYLSWSVSGHVRFQVTRLAGANAVLSGLFLGGANAGQAGAGGSASMLAAGVRQQADRTDQPGLAGSAAPSPSATVCGAISPPPAWDNAIAALDDSAWPSKSRKRA
- a CDS encoding right-handed parallel beta-helix repeat-containing protein, translated to MTGRAAPSPRVPGPERAPSRRRFLGASLAGSAALLSGRRGFAMADDAPAQSPGDGPRAISGDHSEPDWKERYTLTVGARGGDLVGTTEKALQAAVDQVAARGGGTVRILPGTYRLRNAVYLPSGVRLLGSGAESVLIKEPSVRARLAASADWYDREITLADARGFRVGDGVCLRAKNPNTGGPVVIKRTLVARDGNRFQLDRALRDNLWLEKGEPTAATLFPLLSLEDASGVTIEDLALDGNRGANENLDGNYAGCIFAQDCSRLTFRRVLARNNNGDGLSWQICHDVLVQDCVSEDHAGLGLHPGSGSQRPIIRGNAVRRCEIGIFFCWGVRFGLAERNTIEDIRTAGVSLGHRDTDNVVRDNAIVRSGRVGVLFRDERREFAAHRNRIENNRIADSGPADGIGIDVQGQTEGVAITGNEIRESRGPASRIGIRVGTSAKDVTLAGNRIEGFGRDLADQRGT
- a CDS encoding DUF1464 family protein, encoding MVRVIGTDPGTSSLDLLLFDDGRVRDQRRFEPMELKANPEMLADAILGWTPIDLVAAPSGYGLPLVRGDRIDEDELDQMSLVRPDERGQDRGVIGFRSWVRAFLATGLPTVFLPGGYHLPTIPAHRKVNAVDLGTADKVAVAALALEHDARLVGGYDRSTFAVVEVGSAFTAALVVQGGRLVDASAGTRGPLGLRSGGVWDGEMACWRSPLSKQDLFRGGLDDLGPEGPAAFRESLRKAAAGLRAVTPFERIYLSGAGLDRDDVLGLALEALDCLGRVERLPSLPNAWVKHAAQGSALLADALAGGRHAALAGSLRLAAARGCVWDAVGRR
- a CDS encoding ATP-grasp domain-containing protein; the encoded protein is MNGQDSLLIVGACTRAAAYSAARAGLVPVCVDFFADRDLAALCDLERAEPSEGVDGLRERAHRMPATDWIYTGPLENRPDVVAGLSARHRLRGNGPEVLHAARDPARVAGLMERRGLPRAEVREGAAGLPRDGSWLIKPRASGGGLGIRRLDSDASPDAASCYCQRFLAGDGYSALFLAGSPLTRLVGVSKQILGLPGSPFAYRGSIGPCEMPWSVVETLRSMGRAMSEEFGLVGLFGVDFILHEGRPHPVEVNPRYTASVEVFELASGRSLLAEHVSACGGEGRGLRPRAGAAPVVGKLVLYAVEPVISPDIPVPGAGSCDPFAVPEVADIPWPGTAIAAGEPILTVFATGRDVEECGRGLRDAEEEWRRRLACRDMA
- the fae gene encoding formaldehyde-activating enzyme codes for the protein MASEIVMNIGEALAGEGNEIAHIDLLIGKKDGPVGVAFANALANQSAGHTNLLAVLTPNLVAKPATVMITKVTIKGMKQAVQMFGPAQYGVAKAVADCVAEGTIPAAQADELVIVCGVFIHPAADDNAKILKYNYEATKLSIERAMKNSPTPAEITAQKDKVEHPFAK
- a CDS encoding alpha/beta hydrolase family protein; its protein translation is MIAKHPRGTGRLVGMVVGAVACACLLVPAATALALDDQAGRDHLRVTPEMLTPPAARPADGFHAEGVEAIFYDGLPWKGKPTRVFAWVGMPSRAAGEKVPGIVLVHGGGGTAFDAWVRLWTGRGYAAIAMDTCGTVPRGTYANWERHEAGGPPGNRFEDSEAPAADQWPYHAVADVVLAHSLLRSRPEVDPGRIGITGISWGGYLTCIASGIDDRFRFAVPVYGCGFLGEDSVWKDEIAKLGPRGRRWLDLWDPSHYLPGGRMPKLWVTGTNDFAYPMDSLRKSCRSAGGRSTLCIRPRMPHGHGGAGENPEEIRAFADAVVRGGKPLVEITGQSRRGDKVRVEYRGDAAVVKAELLSTKDDGRWTDRRWEAAGAAVDPAAHAATATLPPGATTYFLNLHDDRGLLVSSEHVEVRGTSESAPVSGLP
- a CDS encoding NAD(P)-dependent methylenetetrahydromethanopterin dehydrogenase, which encodes MSAPAKPTILVQLDTDPQPSVFDGVVAVDSGVEHLFRHGGVTPENVRDLVYGALFTRGAGDLSRTALFIGGSRVPAAEAVLEAVKKAFFGPFRVSVLFDANGSNTTAAAAVLAALEAGGGSLRGTRVVTLAATGPVGQRIGRLLGRLGASVAVGSRDLGRARSLAEQLHATTDAEYVPFEMGRPEALAEQLESAAIVINSGPAGVQVLPASLWRSCKALKALIDLNAVPPLGIEGVEATDKAKDRSGVLAWGALGVGGTKMKIHKKAIRQLFTSNDHVLDAEEVLELGRSLD
- a CDS encoding DUF6370 family protein, coding for MRKLLTLVAVGVLFSGMTILKAADEGKKITIEGDGMCAKCAKVDKEAKKCQNVVIVTKDGKKTTYYLTGKLSDESHKSMGFCGASKDEPVKVKVTGTCEKKDDKLVLTPTEKIEKVD